A window from Cryptomeria japonica chromosome 1, Sugi_1.0, whole genome shotgun sequence encodes these proteins:
- the LOC131858105 gene encoding uncharacterized protein LOC131858105, with translation MNVDGASKGNPGLSGYGAIIRYEKGEFIGAVTGQEGFVSNNIAEITALEEGLKWATANGLTKVSTVISYRDCKRTQPTSLSQELADRKVDWLMRIREGTLLSRGSRGKAEVPSAFLDSP, from the exons ATGAACGTCGATGGGGCTAGCAAAGGAAATCCAGGTCTATCAGGCTATGGAGCGATTATTAGATACGAGAAAGGTGAATTTATAGGTGCGGTAACTGGACAAGAAGGCTTTGTATCCAACAATATAGCAGAAATTACAGCTCTAGAGGAAGGACTCAAATGGGCAACTGCTAACGGATTAACTAAAGTG TCAACAGTGATATCCTATAGAGATTGCAAGAGGACGCAACCCACATCCCTAAGTCAGGAATTGGCTGATCGGAAGGTGGATTGGCTTATGAGGATAAGAGAAGGTACGCTCTTATCCAGAGGTTCACGAGGGAAGGCAGAAGTACCCTCAGCATTTCTTGATAGCCCATGA